The following are encoded in a window of Candidatus Sericytochromatia bacterium genomic DNA:
- a CDS encoding protein kinase → MTVQLRCPCCGRQMPSSCRYCAICGARLPPALQAGVLVAGRYQVLRVLTVQGHHLSTYQALDKSSGETVTLKELRDDLRTDPASQHQLREELKHLCALRIAGVPPIQSVIRHEDRAYLVCSFVPGHTLRQLMARQGRLSLEQARALLQGVAQILVQLHREFPPMLHLDINPDNILLTAWHEATLIDPSWLKALGLPYAHRPPFWTEAYAAPEALRAQAGPASDLYSLGVTVLEAVTGIPAPRLQHPTTNQMHWDDLPDAGLQKLLLALVEPQPANRLESAERLLAYLHDPRTPLTPGGMPRAVAPQAQLALPVPFSPPVATGLHGHPLPPQGVPPAAAPVSPGMAAAPGYSAPSPAYASPVPGPAAPPAYPAPNPLPTGPAPASFDPFPPATAPGTYPGTPPGSAPAFDPFAPTPATLVPGVSPAPFDPFASASPYPVAPSQAAPPAAYGAAPYPVAGHPHPQAYANPPYPTAPPAPVAAPPQAYVVSSPAPPPVPAAPVQPPPPVPARNPLADLTLTAAAAAELRQAPPARERENGLRPRQESGVDAFREEALTSEPVAYETVDYVPPSAPPVSSGTPLPARRRVPVELIDNIDDMSTEDGLEALLALYEEQNL, encoded by the coding sequence ATGACCGTTCAACTTCGCTGTCCCTGCTGTGGTCGCCAGATGCCGTCTTCGTGTCGGTACTGTGCCATCTGTGGCGCCCGCCTTCCGCCTGCGCTGCAGGCCGGCGTGTTGGTGGCAGGTCGGTACCAGGTGCTGCGCGTGCTGACCGTGCAAGGCCACCATCTCAGCACCTACCAGGCGCTCGACAAGAGCAGCGGCGAGACCGTCACGCTCAAGGAACTGCGGGACGACCTGCGCACGGATCCCGCTTCCCAGCATCAATTGCGGGAGGAACTGAAACACCTTTGCGCCCTTCGCATCGCCGGTGTTCCCCCGATTCAGAGCGTGATTCGTCACGAGGACCGGGCCTACCTCGTCTGTTCGTTCGTGCCCGGTCATACCCTTCGCCAATTGATGGCCCGGCAGGGGCGCTTGAGCTTGGAGCAAGCCCGTGCGCTGTTGCAGGGGGTGGCCCAGATCCTGGTCCAGTTGCATCGCGAATTCCCTCCGATGCTGCACCTGGACATCAACCCCGATAACATTCTGCTGACCGCCTGGCACGAGGCCACCCTGATCGACCCCTCCTGGCTCAAGGCGCTGGGGCTTCCGTATGCCCATCGTCCTCCCTTCTGGACCGAAGCCTACGCCGCTCCCGAAGCCCTGCGGGCACAGGCTGGACCAGCCAGTGACCTGTACAGCCTGGGCGTGACGGTCCTGGAGGCCGTGACGGGAATCCCGGCTCCGCGACTGCAACACCCCACGACCAATCAGATGCACTGGGACGACCTGCCGGATGCGGGACTGCAGAAGTTGTTGCTGGCATTGGTGGAACCCCAACCGGCCAATCGGCTCGAATCGGCCGAGCGTTTGCTGGCTTACTTGCATGATCCCCGCACGCCGCTCACGCCGGGTGGAATGCCTCGCGCAGTCGCCCCCCAGGCCCAGCTGGCGCTGCCGGTTCCGTTTTCACCACCCGTCGCCACCGGTTTGCACGGGCATCCCCTGCCCCCTCAAGGGGTCCCGCCAGCCGCTGCACCCGTTTCTCCAGGTATGGCCGCTGCGCCTGGCTACTCCGCTCCATCGCCCGCTTACGCGTCGCCAGTGCCGGGGCCGGCGGCGCCCCCCGCCTATCCGGCGCCGAATCCGTTGCCCACGGGCCCCGCTCCGGCCTCCTTCGACCCCTTTCCGCCGGCGACGGCTCCAGGGACTTATCCGGGGACGCCACCAGGGAGTGCGCCTGCCTTCGACCCCTTCGCACCGACCCCGGCCACGCTGGTCCCTGGCGTGTCGCCGGCCCCCTTCGACCCCTTCGCGTCTGCGTCCCCCTACCCCGTTGCCCCCAGCCAGGCAGCGCCTCCGGCCGCCTATGGGGCGGCGCCCTATCCGGTTGCTGGCCACCCACATCCGCAGGCCTATGCCAACCCTCCCTATCCGACCGCGCCGCCAGCCCCCGTGGCCGCGCCGCCGCAGGCCTATGTCGTCTCCTCACCGGCACCGCCTCCCGTGCCCGCGGCGCCTGTCCAGCCCCCGCCTCCCGTGCCTGCGCGGAATCCATTGGCCGACCTCACGTTGACCGCTGCCGCCGCGGCCGAACTGCGTCAGGCGCCCCCGGCGCGTGAGCGAGAGAACGGTCTGCGCCCCCGCCAGGAATCTGGCGTGGATGCTTTCCGGGAGGAGGCGCTCACCTCGGAGCCGGTCGCCTATGAAACGGTTGATTACGTCCCACCGAGTGCGCCCCCGGTGTCCTCCGGGACCCCCTTGCCGGCCCGTCGGCGGGTCCCTGTCGAATTGATTGACAACATTGACGACATGTCGACCGAGGACGGCTTGGAGGCCTTGTTGGCCCTCTACGAAGAGCAGAATCTCTGA